In Pirellulales bacterium, the DNA window ATCGGCCAATCGATGGCCTCGTTAGGTTTTTGAGCGATTATTTGAATTCTTCGAGTAAACCTCTAGTAGTTATCGAGGACTTTTGGAATACATCGTACGACATTGCTACAAAAGAAATCGGCCATAGATTGGCATTTTTCAAGCAAAGAGTCTACCACCTATTGACAAAAGAAGATACCTCTCCCGATGTGAGCGAAGATGCGATTCGCGTGCCGTGGAACCAATGGTTTGTTGGCTTGTGTGCAGATAATATCACCATGCCAAAAAATGCTGAGTGGACCGAACGATTCCTTGACGAAATTACCGCAAGCACCCAGCATATCTTTGTTCCAGCATTTGACGACGAAGGTTTTTTAGTCTGGACGCCAAAAGGCTTGTAATTTCGATTGACCGTAGTTCAGAGTTCGGTTGAAGGTGCGGTAGCCCAGAAGCGAAATAAGGGGACGCGACTCGTTCTAGGCACTTACGACGCCTTCGACCGCTTGATCGGCAAGCGCTCCGACACCGACGCCGATGCTGCGGTCGAGGCCACCGAAGCCTACATCTACGACGGCAACCAGATCGTGCTGCGGTTTGCCGACGATGACGCCGCGGCCCTGACGCTCAGCGACCTCAAAAACCGTTACCTGTGGGGACCGGCGGTCGATCAGCTTCTGGCCGAGGAAAATGTCGCATGGTATTACGCCCCCGGCACGGTCGATTGGGCGCTTTCGGACCATCAACACACCGTCCGCGACTGGGTGCGGTCCAGCGGCGGCTCGACCGCGCTCGCCGACCACGCCCAATACGACGCCTTCGGCAACCGGCTGGATGCGCCCACCGTCGATTCGCTGTTCGCCTACACCGGCCGCTACCATGATGCCGACACGGGCTTACAATGGAACGGCAGCAGCCAAGGGGGCGGCCGCTGGTACGATTCCGCGACCGGCCGCTGGCTCAGCGAAGACTCGATCGGCTTCGCAGGCGATGCGAGCAACTTGTATCGCTATGTCGGGAATGC includes these proteins:
- a CDS encoding RHS repeat-associated core domain-containing protein produces the protein MTVVQSSVEGAVAQKRNKGTRLVLGTYDAFDRLIGKRSDTDADAAVEATEAYIYDGNQIVLRFADDDAAALTLSDLKNRYLWGPAVDQLLAEENVAWYYAPGTVDWALSDHQHTVRDWVRSSGGSTALADHAQYDAFGNRLDAPTVDSLFAYTGRYHDADTGLQWNGSSQGGGRWYDSATGRWLSEDSIGFAGDASNLYRYVGNAATIYVDPNGMKKETTMADLEAALIAIAKSEECKQEAKRIAGAIKRTWDKGGRINLQPNSP